In Treponema vincentii, a single window of DNA contains:
- a CDS encoding TldD/PmbA family protein, with the protein MKVNIHRLLKEAKDAVPQAEWIGLRRVTNYLTGFSAIDGKFDEAAGGSDEGVMLEVLYKGTFSYAATADLSSGGIKRAAERAFAAAQAAQPYGIHRFDQTMRPAAQVRYATKREKLSGIPAAETVELLCSICDAAKVSSKIIQTAASCETGICETEMVSTNGADIRQTVRFGGISMNAVAREGDIIQQRSAHGRSALTYQGGRELFNPVALLEKARKAGTEAVELLTAEPCPNGKRTLVLMPDQMMLQIHESVGHALEIDRILGDERNFAGGSFITLEDIGSFRYGSPLMNVAFDPTIAQELASYGADDIGNAAVKEYLIKDGILIRALGSLESQKRSGLRGVANQRACSWNRPPIDRMANLNLEAGTSSFDSIIASIENGILMFSNRSWSIDDYRNKFQFGCEYAKLIENGKLTKTVRDPNYRGISRYFWNSLCAVGDESTFEVFGTPNCGKGEPNQVIRVGHASPVCAFSDVEVFGGGK; encoded by the coding sequence ATGAAAGTGAATATACACCGGCTTTTGAAGGAAGCGAAGGACGCTGTTCCGCAGGCCGAGTGGATCGGGTTACGGCGGGTTACCAACTATCTGACTGGGTTTTCCGCTATCGATGGTAAATTTGACGAGGCGGCCGGCGGCTCCGACGAGGGAGTTATGCTGGAGGTGCTGTACAAGGGAACGTTTAGCTATGCGGCGACAGCCGATTTGAGCAGCGGCGGTATCAAGCGTGCTGCGGAGCGGGCTTTTGCGGCGGCACAGGCAGCGCAGCCCTACGGTATCCACCGTTTTGACCAAACGATGCGACCCGCCGCGCAGGTACGCTATGCCACAAAGCGTGAAAAATTAAGCGGGATTCCCGCTGCCGAAACGGTGGAGCTTTTGTGCAGTATCTGCGATGCCGCAAAGGTCTCTTCAAAGATTATTCAGACCGCTGCTTCCTGCGAAACGGGCATCTGCGAAACCGAAATGGTTTCTACCAACGGAGCCGATATCCGGCAAACCGTTCGGTTCGGCGGCATCAGCATGAACGCCGTTGCACGCGAAGGAGATATTATCCAGCAGCGAAGTGCGCACGGACGCTCTGCGCTCACTTATCAGGGCGGACGGGAACTGTTCAATCCTGTGGCGCTGCTTGAAAAGGCACGGAAGGCAGGCACGGAAGCCGTCGAGTTGTTGACTGCCGAGCCGTGCCCCAACGGTAAGCGGACACTTGTGCTGATGCCCGACCAGATGATGCTGCAAATCCATGAAAGCGTCGGGCACGCGCTGGAAATAGACCGCATCCTCGGCGACGAGCGCAACTTTGCAGGTGGCAGCTTTATCACACTGGAAGATATCGGCAGCTTCCGCTATGGTTCCCCGCTGATGAACGTCGCATTTGACCCGACCATCGCGCAGGAGCTGGCAAGCTACGGGGCGGACGATATCGGCAACGCTGCGGTAAAAGAATACCTCATTAAAGACGGTATTTTGATACGGGCGCTCGGTAGTTTGGAAAGTCAAAAACGGTCGGGACTCCGGGGCGTTGCAAACCAGCGCGCCTGTTCATGGAACCGTCCGCCCATCGACCGGATGGCAAACCTCAACCTCGAAGCGGGAACGAGCAGCTTCGACTCCATCATCGCCTCAATCGAAAACGGCATTCTGATGTTCTCCAACCGTTCATGGTCGATCGACGATTACCGCAATAAATTTCAATTCGGCTGCGAGTACGCCAAGCTAATCGAAAACGGCAAACTGACAAAAACCGTCCGCGACCCGAACTACCGCGGCATTTCACGATACTTTTGGAACAGCCTCTGCGCAGTCGGCGACGAAAGCACCTTCGAGGTGTTCGGCACCCCGAATTGCGGCAAGGGCGAACCGAATCAGGTAATACGGGTAGGGCACGCAAGTCCCGTATGCGCATTCAGCGATGTTGAAGTATTTGGAGGCGGAAAATGA
- a CDS encoding glycosyltransferase: MAVKKHCKRTGIVMKRKELFSMIGVILVSIGTVFLFSGCVTDFNGLFFGKEDTSVNWEMTAVDKVPSLNQLEKLSNLSKEASAIYRYADRAHAEGNKWYKFTAPEKEKEEYYAYKKTNGNSYIWEVYKKR, encoded by the coding sequence ATGGCAGTGAAAAAGCATTGCAAAAGGACGGGTATCGTAATGAAACGGAAGGAATTATTTTCAATGATTGGTGTAATACTGGTTTCTATAGGAACAGTATTTTTATTTTCGGGGTGTGTAACAGATTTTAACGGTCTCTTTTTTGGCAAAGAAGACACGTCGGTAAATTGGGAGATGACGGCAGTAGATAAAGTCCCTTCATTAAATCAACTGGAAAAATTAAGCAACCTTTCTAAAGAAGCCTCTGCAATATACAGATATGCAGATAGAGCACATGCGGAAGGTAATAAATGGTATAAATTTACGGCACCTGAAAAAGAGAAAGAAGAATATTACGCATATAAAAAAACAAATGGCAATTCTTATATATGGGAAGTATACAAGAAGCGATAA
- a CDS encoding GIY-YIG nuclease family protein → MIVKAIELRDKENLQKIKKAPGYYKWWANRAELDVILNELNVKFDDIKSSIETQSDKFCIYIGIAVKESIRDRLNWHINDTHTETRVKYGTLSTLRQSIASIVAHNQYDKKTTDDFIDKLEVEYFFNEQPIKSANAKNELTGIEKTLLQEYLRILNIRDNNHPYAKEIKKELKRLRKISKNTIRDQANFSAGKV, encoded by the coding sequence ATGATAGTAAAAGCGATAGAATTAAGAGATAAAGAAAATTTACAAAAGATAAAAAAAGCACCGGGATATTATAAATGGTGGGCAAATCGAGCTGAGTTAGATGTGATTTTAAATGAATTGAACGTTAAGTTTGATGATATAAAATCCTCAATTGAAACGCAGTCGGATAAGTTTTGTATCTATATCGGTATTGCCGTAAAAGAATCTATTAGAGACCGATTGAATTGGCATATTAACGATACACATACGGAGACCCGCGTAAAATATGGAACATTATCTACCCTTAGACAAAGCATAGCCAGTATAGTTGCACATAATCAGTATGACAAGAAAACGACAGATGATTTTATTGATAAATTGGAAGTCGAATATTTTTTTAATGAGCAGCCGATAAAATCTGCTAATGCAAAAAATGAATTGACCGGTATTGAAAAGACGTTATTACAAGAATATTTGAGAATTTTAAATATTAGAGACAACAACCATCCTTATGCGAAAGAAATAAAAAAAGAGTTAAAACGGCTGAGAAAGATAAGTAAGAATACGATAAGAGATCAAGCAAATTTTTCTGCCGGTAAAGTTTGA
- a CDS encoding alpha/beta hydrolase, translated as MFYDNNPAKINRFTKPHFFQGEDKAILLIHGYTGSPREMLWLGTQLHKAGYTVSIPRLPGHGTNKEDFIATSWKDWLRRVYDEYLDLSEAYQTVYVGGLSMGGVLTALLAAKFQPEKIFLCAPAFMAADSRIKLTPYLKYFIQTIPTEGKTFYKEPEYYDCVKDYCNYDYVGKAADLYKLQKMAIQQLPNIRSKVITVLSKSDQSVPFKEKELIDRLLKAPNEYVILEESSHIVTDDVERELVAQRIIDFLNR; from the coding sequence ATGTTTTATGATAATAATCCGGCAAAAATAAATCGGTTCACCAAACCTCATTTTTTTCAGGGTGAAGATAAAGCCATTTTGTTGATACACGGGTATACGGGTTCTCCGCGGGAAATGCTGTGGCTCGGCACGCAGCTGCATAAGGCGGGATACACCGTATCGATCCCGCGCCTGCCGGGGCATGGGACAAACAAAGAGGACTTTATCGCAACTTCGTGGAAGGATTGGCTGCGGCGCGTGTATGATGAATACCTCGATTTATCCGAAGCATATCAGACGGTATATGTCGGCGGTCTTTCGATGGGAGGCGTGCTGACTGCGCTCCTTGCGGCAAAATTTCAGCCTGAAAAAATCTTCCTTTGTGCGCCCGCATTTATGGCCGCCGATTCACGGATCAAACTGACACCGTACTTAAAATATTTTATACAGACCATTCCGACGGAAGGGAAAACATTTTATAAAGAACCCGAATATTATGATTGCGTCAAAGACTATTGCAACTATGATTACGTCGGAAAGGCCGCGGACTTGTACAAACTGCAGAAGATGGCTATTCAGCAGCTTCCGAATATCCGATCAAAGGTGATAACGGTTTTATCAAAATCGGATCAGTCGGTACCGTTTAAGGAAAAAGAACTTATCGACCGGCTGCTCAAGGCGCCGAATGAGTATGTCATCTTGGAAGAAAGCAGTCATATTGTTACCGACGATGTCGAGCGTGAACTGGTAGCGCAGCGTATCATCGACTTTTTGAATAGATAA
- a CDS encoding DUF6884 domain-containing protein encodes MSKIIGLIACSSRKLGQNNPAEKYWAKDIYKGNTFIKSKEEGLKKYKCEEWYILSGKYGLLDKNERISYYNLYLGKQSAEYKKKWAENVLNTLKSKYDLKNDIFYIFGGKSYYEHLIPHLHCIVFAYKNSNCIDLNKPTEYRNGEVYDSKSDRIKR; translated from the coding sequence ATGAGTAAAATAATAGGGTTAATTGCTTGCAGCAGCCGTAAACTAGGACAAAATAATCCTGCTGAGAAATATTGGGCTAAAGATATATACAAAGGTAATACTTTTATAAAGTCAAAAGAAGAAGGACTAAAAAAATATAAGTGCGAAGAATGGTACATTCTATCGGGAAAGTACGGATTATTAGATAAAAACGAACGTATTTCGTATTATAACTTGTATTTAGGAAAACAATCGGCCGAATATAAAAAGAAATGGGCGGAAAATGTATTGAATACATTAAAGTCAAAGTATGATTTAAAAAATGATATATTTTATATTTTTGGCGGCAAATCATACTATGAGCATTTAATACCTCATTTACATTGCATCGTTTTTGCCTATAAAAACAGTAATTGTATTGACTTAAATAAACCGACCGAATATCGAAACGGGGAGGTCTATGATAGTAAAAGCGATAGAATTAAGAGATAA
- a CDS encoding type II toxin-antitoxin system RelE/ParE family toxin, whose protein sequence is MEALKHDRKGQYSIRINSQWRICFEWNNGRVVIVDIVDYH, encoded by the coding sequence TTGGAAGCTTTAAAACATGACAGAAAAGGTCAGTACAGTATTAGAATAAACAGTCAGTGGCGTATTTGCTTTGAATGGAACAATGGACGAGTTGTTATAGTAGATATCGTTGATTATCATTAG
- a CDS encoding HigA family addiction module antitoxin translates to MDVILKPVHVGDILYDEFMQPHHITAYRLAQMTGLSQTQIGRIIKGKRGITVDTALRFAQVFSTSPEFWLNIQNRYEIDSMKAETKETIKRIQPINHVFA, encoded by the coding sequence ATGGATGTTATACTAAAACCGGTACATGTAGGCGATATACTGTATGACGAGTTTATGCAGCCGCATCATATAACAGCATATAGACTTGCGCAAATGACAGGGCTTTCGCAAACACAAATAGGACGGATCATAAAAGGAAAAAGAGGTATTACAGTCGATACCGCATTGCGCTTCGCGCAGGTTTTTAGCACAAGTCCTGAATTTTGGCTGAATATTCAAAATAGGTATGAAATTGATAGCATGAAAGCAGAAACAAAAGAAACTATTAAACGAATACAACCGATTAACCATGTGTTTGCTTAA